The proteins below are encoded in one region of uncultured Eubacteriales bacterium:
- a CDS encoding conserved hypothetical protein (Evidence 4 : Homologs of previously reported genes of unknown function) yields the protein MFKLDDLMETDCRPVPYEPGAEMWNDSHISKMMLKAHLSSDNDAASYTPSKIRAICDYLPQRMRIKEGSAMIDLGCGPGLYCALLAKKGFNMTGVDGSENSIQYANERREEAQTNYICGSYLNPFGEGEYAAALMISEDYGVMSPENRRLLLNNIYTALKPNGYFAFDVSSLAAFIARKENYAPKWYASEPGFWRGHRHFVLEKTFFYPDIPALCDLYSVFDSELKIYRIWQSFFSPDSIQAELESGGFRIDAIFSNLWGGEYADDSPTIGVICKKV from the coding sequence ATGTTTAAATTAGATGATTTAATGGAGACCGACTGCCGTCCCGTTCCCTACGAGCCGGGCGCAGAGATGTGGAACGACAGCCACATTTCGAAAATGATGCTGAAGGCTCATCTGTCGTCCGATAATGACGCCGCAAGCTATACACCCTCGAAAATCCGGGCGATCTGCGATTATCTGCCCCAACGGATGCGGATAAAGGAAGGCTCCGCGATGATTGATTTGGGCTGCGGGCCCGGATTATACTGCGCCCTTCTTGCGAAAAAAGGCTTTAATATGACAGGTGTAGACGGGTCGGAAAACTCCATACAGTACGCAAATGAACGCCGAGAGGAAGCACAAACAAACTATATTTGCGGAAGCTACCTGAATCCATTTGGTGAAGGAGAATATGCTGCGGCCCTGATGATCAGCGAGGATTACGGCGTAATGAGTCCTGAAAACAGGAGATTGCTTCTGAATAACATTTACACCGCTTTAAAGCCAAACGGCTATTTTGCTTTTGATGTCTCGAGTCTGGCTGCGTTTATAGCTCGGAAGGAAAACTATGCTCCAAAGTGGTATGCATCCGAGCCGGGCTTCTGGAGAGGGCACAGGCATTTCGTACTGGAAAAGACTTTTTTCTATCCCGATATCCCGGCACTGTGCGATCTTTATTCCGTATTCGACTCTGAGCTTAAAATTTACCGCATATGGCAGTCCTTTTTTTCGCCGGATTCCATACAAGCGGAGCTGGAAAGCGGCGGCTTCCGGATAGACGCCATATTTTCAAACCTCTGGGGAGGAGAGTACGCGGACGATTCTCCTACAATTGGAGTCATCTGCAAAAAGGTTTAA
- the yvbK gene encoding Uncharacterized N-acetyltransferase YvbK, with protein sequence MEINSICENKKQFLDLLLLADEQESMIDKYLERGELFALYDGDLKSVCVVTQESDDVCELKNIATYEEWHGKGYGSKLLNHIFSYYKGKYTTMLVGTGDSPWILRFYEKNGFTIAHRIKNFFTDNYDHPMFDNGIQLVDMVYLSKAL encoded by the coding sequence ATGGAAATAAACAGTATTTGCGAAAACAAGAAACAATTTCTGGATTTACTCTTATTAGCTGATGAGCAAGAATCTATGATAGACAAATACTTAGAACGAGGCGAGCTTTTTGCCTTATACGATGGTGACTTAAAAAGTGTTTGCGTTGTTACACAGGAAAGCGATGATGTTTGCGAGCTTAAAAATATAGCCACTTACGAAGAATGGCATGGTAAAGGGTATGGAAGTAAACTTTTAAACCACATATTTTCGTATTACAAAGGCAAGTATACAACAATGCTTGTAGGAACTGGTGACAGCCCATGGATATTACGGTTCTATGAAAAAAACGGTTTTACAATCGCTCATAGGATTAAGAACTTTTTTACAGACAACTACGATCACCCAATGTTTGATAATGGTATTCAGTTGGTAGATATGGTTTACTTAAGTAAAGCCCTATGA
- a CDS encoding membrane hypothetical protein (Evidence 5 : No homology to any previously reported sequences), translating into MRKSKKCFSLIIIGVGIILLILSLIKVFPTEIFIAIGAMLIGSGTVSFLLEHFIHKVGRAKIMDDDERNILIKGKAYTITSELSNLGIAALGVYLYSKHDVMGFILAIILFLLLQITFTIAFRYFDRH; encoded by the coding sequence ATGAGAAAGAGTAAAAAATGCTTTTCTTTAATTATAATTGGTGTTGGCATAATTTTATTGATACTTAGTCTAATAAAGGTATTCCCAACAGAAATTTTTATCGCAATAGGGGCTATGCTTATAGGAAGTGGAACGGTCAGTTTTCTTTTGGAACACTTTATTCACAAAGTTGGACGAGCGAAAATCATGGATGATGATGAAAGAAATATTCTCATCAAGGGGAAAGCCTATACAATTACTTCGGAACTCTCAAACTTAGGTATAGCAGCGCTGGGGGTGTATTTGTATTCAAAACATGACGTTATGGGTTTTATTTTAGCAATTATATTATTCTTATTGCTCCAAATTACATTTACAATAGCTTTTAGATACTTTGATAGACACTAA
- a CDS encoding hypothetical protein (Evidence 5 : No homology to any previously reported sequences) has product MPTPIIIKEKHFLLFLMGCLLKVK; this is encoded by the coding sequence ATGCCAACACCAATTATAATTAAAGAAAAGCATTTTTTACTCTTTCTCATGGGTTGCCTCCTTAAGGTTAAATAA
- a CDS encoding conserved hypothetical protein (Evidence 4 : Homologs of previously reported genes of unknown function), translated as MNEPAVKIRGLTKAFGGREVIRNCSMTVEKGKIYGFLGKNGAGKTTVFKILLGLLQPTAGEATVLGFDSVKRNLDILKRTGSLIETPIFYEHLSATENLQIHLDYMDYQNADIVGMLELVGLPTVGSQPVSTFSLGMRQRLAIARALIHKPELLILDEPVNGLDPVGIKEMRELFCKLVKEREITILLSSHILSEIEQTANRIGVIVNGTVVQEVMPQEIRKQYSGGLEEYFMTITKGGTENE; from the coding sequence ATGAATGAACCAGCAGTAAAAATTAGAGGTCTGACGAAAGCCTTTGGGGGGCGTGAGGTCATCCGCAACTGTTCAATGACAGTTGAAAAAGGCAAGATTTATGGCTTTTTAGGAAAAAATGGAGCAGGAAAAACGACGGTATTCAAAATCCTTTTAGGACTGCTTCAACCGACCGCAGGTGAGGCAACTGTTTTAGGATTTGATAGCGTAAAAAGAAATCTTGATATTCTAAAGCGGACTGGCAGCCTGATTGAAACGCCTATTTTCTATGAGCATTTATCCGCGACTGAAAATCTGCAAATCCACCTTGATTATATGGATTACCAAAACGCTGATATCGTTGGAATGCTTGAGCTGGTGGGACTCCCAACGGTCGGTTCACAGCCTGTTTCAACATTTTCGCTCGGTATGCGGCAACGATTGGCAATTGCCCGCGCCCTTATACATAAACCGGAGCTTTTGATATTAGACGAGCCTGTAAATGGGCTTGATCCTGTCGGGATTAAAGAAATGCGGGAACTGTTTTGCAAGCTTGTGAAAGAACGAGAAATCACCATTTTACTATCAAGCCATATTCTCTCGGAAATAGAGCAGACCGCAAATCGAATTGGTGTAATTGTAAATGGCACAGTCGTACAGGAAGTAATGCCGCAAGAAATACGTAAGCAATACTCAGGCGGCTTGGAAGAGTACTTTATGACAATCACAAAAGGAGGAACTGAAAATGAATAG
- a CDS encoding putative transcriptional regulator (Evidence 3 : Function proposed based on presence of conserved amino acid motif, structural feature or limited homology) gives MKKEVPVLLSNKIKDYRIKQALTQQQLADLVAVSSRTIISLEKGQYNPSVLLAYNLSQIFGVAIEDLFNLKEATHEKE, from the coding sequence TTGAAAAAAGAAGTGCCGGTGTTACTATCCAATAAAATTAAAGATTATCGAATAAAACAGGCACTAACTCAACAGCAATTAGCTGATTTGGTGGCAGTATCATCGAGAACAATTATTTCTCTTGAAAAAGGACAATACAATCCATCCGTATTACTTGCTTATAATTTATCGCAAATATTTGGAGTAGCAATTGAAGATTTATTTAACCTTAAGGAGGCAACCCATGAGAAAGAGTAA
- a CDS encoding conserved hypothetical protein (Evidence 4 : Homologs of previously reported genes of unknown function) gives MKKLEAVIAAIGYIEAHLSDEKLDLDTVADAVHYSKYHLHRIFSDTVKLTIHDYAQRRQLTEAAKLLVFSDKPIMDIAILAGYDSQQAFSNVFKAMYKQSPLEFRKNEVFYPLQLEYDFKNQRETAGNSGEQSGREIRFATEADIPLWMYLVRLSIDGFPYLDEAEHLESLKRYIDEKSALLMTEGGMLIGGMLISYETGSIDFLAVHPLHRKHGIAKDFLDIALAELLKNKEISITTFREGDKADTGYRKALKELGFAEAELLTEFGYPTQRMVLPMEDLK, from the coding sequence ATGAAAAAGCTTGAAGCGGTGATAGCTGCGATTGGATATATTGAAGCGCATCTGTCAGATGAAAAGCTCGATCTGGATACGGTTGCGGATGCCGTGCACTATTCAAAATATCACCTGCACCGGATCTTCAGTGATACGGTAAAGCTCACCATTCATGATTACGCACAGCGCAGGCAGCTTACGGAAGCGGCCAAGCTGCTTGTTTTTTCGGATAAGCCAATCATGGATATTGCGATTCTGGCCGGTTACGACAGCCAGCAGGCTTTCAGCAATGTATTCAAGGCTATGTATAAGCAGTCTCCTCTTGAGTTTCGAAAAAACGAGGTGTTTTATCCATTGCAGCTTGAATATGACTTCAAAAACCAGCGGGAGACAGCCGGGAATTCCGGGGAACAATCCGGCAGAGAAATCCGTTTTGCCACAGAAGCGGACATCCCGTTATGGATGTATTTAGTGCGCCTTTCCATTGACGGCTTTCCCTATTTGGACGAAGCTGAACATTTGGAAAGCCTGAAACGCTATATTGATGAAAAGAGTGCGCTGCTTATGACCGAGGGCGGGATGCTCATCGGTGGAATGCTCATCAGCTATGAAACCGGGAGCATTGATTTTCTTGCCGTACATCCTCTCCATCGAAAACATGGTATAGCAAAAGATTTCCTTGATATTGCGCTTGCCGAATTATTAAAGAATAAGGAAATCAGTATTACCACATTCCGTGAGGGCGACAAAGCGGATACCGGATACCGCAAAGCCCTCAAAGAACTGGGCTTTGCTGAGGCCGAGCTTCTAACGGAGTTCGGTTATCCGACACAACGAATGGTTTTACCAATGGAGGACCTGAAATGA
- a CDS encoding conserved hypothetical protein (Evidence 4 : Homologs of previously reported genes of unknown function): MNEKDNYLKNAELATEQKCNMIETRRIS; encoded by the coding sequence ATGAATGAAAAAGACAATTATCTGAAAAACGCCGAGCTTGCCACTGAACAAAAATGCAACATGATTGAAACCCGAAGAATCAGTTAA
- a CDS encoding conserved hypothetical protein (Evidence 4 : Homologs of previously reported genes of unknown function), whose amino-acid sequence MNVSFGGDIMARNKYPEITRTRILEAARKLFMEKGWEETTVQDIVDELADVTRGAFYHHFQSKDDIIDAVTTQMFSGDVESLIKDSSDLNGSGLNRLRNLLSASLNNEEQLQFVKVAPSVLQSPIFIGKQVRDCIKSMAPNIRKYIEEGNQDGSLDVDNPKQVSETFILLANLWLNPVTFTVSKEEYLNKIRHFKDLFNGIGLPVIDDEMSGLFENYYDYVTQNG is encoded by the coding sequence ATGAATGTATCCTTCGGAGGTGACATTATGGCACGGAACAAATACCCAGAAATAACACGCACACGAATTTTAGAAGCAGCTAGAAAGCTGTTTATGGAAAAGGGATGGGAAGAAACAACCGTACAAGATATTGTTGACGAATTGGCAGATGTGACAAGAGGGGCTTTTTACCATCATTTTCAATCAAAAGATGATATTATTGATGCGGTGACAACTCAGATGTTTAGCGGCGATGTTGAATCTCTGATTAAAGACAGTTCCGACCTTAATGGCAGTGGTCTTAACAGACTTCGTAATCTGCTTTCTGCGTCCTTAAATAATGAGGAACAATTACAATTTGTAAAAGTAGCACCTTCTGTTTTACAAAGCCCAATATTTATAGGAAAACAGGTGAGGGATTGCATAAAATCAATGGCACCAAACATACGCAAGTATATTGAAGAAGGCAATCAAGACGGCTCATTGGATGTTGACAATCCAAAACAGGTATCAGAAACCTTCATTCTACTCGCAAATCTTTGGCTGAACCCGGTTACATTTACTGTTTCAAAAGAAGAATATTTAAATAAAATCAGACATTTTAAGGATTTGTTTAATGGTATTGGCTTACCAGTTATAGATGACGAAATGTCTGGTTTATTTGAGAACTATTATGACTATGTAACGCAAAACGGCTAA
- a CDS encoding conserved hypothetical protein (Evidence 4 : Homologs of previously reported genes of unknown function), with product MKTIKMRTAVKDKKILDKSANLSSRMKDTMAQTKERAEETCEPGSDSPSEYAVQSIQDKAQSAVSKAAHLSNPQAKARENISRAKGYFQEVRSQHPKERQRTAEQAQKTAHKAKTEAENLKKTSFKAKETAQEAKSAVKDAKQTLKQVRADGYQALQKIRQNTGPTSAVFPPSYMNKGVKAPPPIGNTAESAGKSAKAVKSTAKGFKDTAKGTIKTAKKSVKTSEQAAKQAVKTAQQAAKTAHKTAQASAKAAKTAERAARAAVKAASRAAKAAARGITAMVKATIAAAKGLIAAVAAGGWVAVLVIVIICMIGLLAGSIFGIFFSNEPNPDTGQTVSSVMAEIDTEYTGRIDNIIASNTHDYLEMSGARASWKDVLVVYAVRTAADPGNPLAVAVMDDEKAAILRSVFWDMNAVDHWTESIEHSDSYIDDDGTEQADTWTEYILHITVSHKTPEEMAAQYGFNDEQRELLDELLKPEYISLWNALLYGISGTGDGAMIEIAATQIGNVGGEPYWSWYGFGSRVEWCACFVSWVTEQCGYIDAGILPRFAWCPSGVQWFEERDEWQDSGYTPRPGDIIFFDWEQDGECDHVGIVESVADGKVNTIEGNSSDSCRRRSYDLGSVDIYGYGIPSYN from the coding sequence GATAAGGCACAGAGCGCGGTCAGCAAGGCGGCGCACCTCTCAAATCCCCAGGCAAAGGCGCGGGAGAATATCTCCCGCGCCAAGGGGTATTTTCAGGAGGTCAGGAGCCAACATCCCAAAGAACGGCAGCGTACCGCTGAGCAGGCGCAAAAAACCGCGCATAAGGCCAAAACGGAAGCTGAAAACCTAAAAAAGACCTCCTTCAAAGCCAAAGAAACGGCGCAGGAAGCGAAATCGGCTGTCAAAGACGCCAAGCAAACATTAAAGCAGGTTCGGGCTGATGGGTATCAGGCATTACAAAAAATCAGGCAGAATACGGGGCCGACAAGTGCTGTTTTTCCCCCAAGCTATATGAATAAAGGCGTAAAAGCGCCCCCACCTATCGGCAACACAGCGGAATCGGCGGGAAAATCGGCCAAAGCCGTTAAATCCACAGCAAAGGGCTTCAAGGATACGGCCAAAGGCACAATTAAGACGGCGAAAAAATCTGTCAAGACCTCTGAGCAAGCCGCAAAGCAGGCTGTGAAAACGGCTCAGCAGGCCGCAAAAACCGCCCATAAAACAGCGCAGGCATCCGCAAAAGCGGCCAAGACTGCGGAGCGCGCCGCCCGTGCCGCCGTAAAAGCCGCGTCCCGGGCTGCGAAGGCTGCCGCCAGAGGAATTACCGCGATGGTAAAAGCCACAATCGCAGCCGCCAAAGGGCTGATTGCCGCTGTTGCGGCAGGCGGTTGGGTGGCTGTGCTGGTGATCGTGATTATTTGCATGATTGGCCTGCTTGCCGGCTCTATTTTCGGTATCTTCTTTTCTAACGAACCGAACCCCGATACCGGGCAGACGGTAAGCAGCGTGATGGCCGAGATCGACACGGAGTACACAGGCCGTATTGACAATATCATAGCGTCCAATACCCATGATTATCTGGAGATGTCCGGAGCGCGGGCGAGTTGGAAGGATGTGCTGGTGGTCTATGCTGTCAGGACGGCGGCAGACCCGGGCAACCCACTGGCGGTGGCTGTGATGGACGATGAAAAGGCGGCAATCCTCCGCTCTGTTTTTTGGGATATGAATGCCGTTGACCATTGGACTGAGAGCATAGAGCACTCCGACAGTTATATTGATGACGATGGAACCGAGCAGGCCGACACATGGACGGAGTATATTCTGCACATCACCGTGTCCCACAAAACGCCGGAGGAAATGGCGGCGCAGTATGGATTTAACGACGAGCAAAGGGAGCTTCTGGACGAATTGCTGAAGCCGGAATATATCAGCCTGTGGAATGCCCTGCTTTACGGTATTTCTGGCACCGGCGACGGGGCCATGATTGAAATCGCCGCTACGCAGATCGGCAATGTCGGCGGGGAGCCTTACTGGAGCTGGTACGGCTTTGGAAGCCGTGTCGAATGGTGCGCCTGCTTCGTAAGCTGGGTGACCGAGCAATGCGGTTATATTGATGCGGGTATTCTTCCAAGGTTTGCCTGGTGTCCTTCGGGCGTTCAGTGGTTTGAGGAGAGGGACGAGTGGCAGGACAGCGGCTATACGCCCCGTCCCGGCGACATCATCTTTTTCGATTGGGAGCAGGACGGCGAGTGCGACCATGTGGGCATCGTTGAGAGCGTGGCTGATGGAAAGGTCAATACGATTGAGGGCAATTCCAGCGATTCCTGCCGCAGGCGCTCTTATGACCTTGGCAGCGTTGATATTTACGGATATGGAATACCATCGTACAACTAA
- the vatD gene encoding Streptogramin A acetyltransferase — translation MTIPADKIYPRTNDFETVYLKNVVTNPNIIVGDYTMYNDFASDPAQFEKNNVLYHYPVNHDQLVIGKFCSIACGAKFLFTSANHTLKSLSTYPFPLFFEEWNLNKMNVASAWDNKGDIVIGNDVWIGYEAVILSGVHIGDGAIIGTRAVVTRDVPPFTVVGGVPAKEIKKRFDEETIAKLQQIEWWNWPVEKIRQFLPQIMNGEVDKLTL, via the coding sequence ATGACTATTCCAGCTGATAAAATATATCCGCGGACCAATGACTTTGAAACCGTATACCTGAAAAACGTCGTTACAAATCCCAATATCATCGTCGGTGATTATACGATGTACAATGATTTTGCTTCCGACCCCGCGCAGTTTGAAAAGAACAACGTGCTGTATCACTATCCTGTCAATCACGACCAGCTCGTTATCGGCAAGTTTTGTTCAATCGCCTGCGGGGCAAAGTTCCTGTTTACCAGCGCAAATCACACGCTGAAATCACTTTCAACCTATCCGTTCCCACTCTTCTTTGAAGAATGGAATCTGAATAAAATGAATGTTGCGTCCGCGTGGGACAACAAAGGCGATATTGTCATCGGCAATGACGTTTGGATCGGCTATGAAGCGGTGATCTTGTCCGGCGTTCATATCGGCGATGGCGCAATCATCGGAACCAGAGCGGTCGTGACGAGGGATGTCCCCCCGTTCACGGTTGTCGGCGGCGTTCCCGCGAAAGAAATCAAAAAGCGTTTTGATGAAGAAACCATTGCGAAGTTACAGCAAATCGAGTGGTGGAACTGGCCTGTTGAGAAGATACGGCAGTTCCTGCCGCAAATCATGAACGGAGAAGTCGATAAGCTGACTCTCTAA
- a CDS encoding conserved hypothetical protein (Evidence 4 : Homologs of previously reported genes of unknown function), whose amino-acid sequence MTNSQKAGRRDINAPAPVHEATRKLPDDTPVFFDEITHLDEIKCKLDEAIKHANDSVEHIDDEYMDTKRYMVQHRGEIDPHEMFQNELALKQIDHRGAFAVEIRDKLIKLKDSPYFARIDFREAAEETPCSIYIGRFAFHHDNELLVSDWRSPVASMFYDCEVGPAGYDAPVGQINGELSRKRQFKIKNGEMEYALESSLNVQDDILQRELSHTSDEKMKSIIATIQTEQNRIIRDEKSGTLLIQGVAGSGKTSIALHRIAYLLYRFKDRLTAKNVAILSPNKVFGDYISNVLPELGEESIGGISFADIAEIQLESVIRFERDRDPLEAGDPEWAERVRFKSTLEFVKLMNDYLALMPETVFEPGDYTFGRFSVGREWIQSRFSSLNKLPVKQRLQTIAEDIYDRFQTDNFMEDTLPTARTIQKSLTAMLKLKNTLALYKDFYKRMNRSESFVMPAKDTLGWDDVYPFLYFHAAFVGLKESRVIRHLVIDEMQDYTPTQFAVMNLLFKCQKTILGDFGQCINPNHKHTLSDLLELYDASKLIELNKSYRSTYEIITFAKRIQSIALLEAVERHGDAPELIYCRDKQEELEQIMKKIDAFADSENVTLGIILKTNSAAKAFYDVLPQSLDVHLISPESTAFVNGVSITSIQMSKGLEFDEVIIPSSNNETYFGEYDRSLLYIACTRAMHRLSLIYTGELSRLIGGI is encoded by the coding sequence ATGACAAATTCACAGAAAGCGGGCAGGCGCGATATAAACGCACCTGCCCCTGTTCATGAAGCCACAAGGAAACTGCCGGACGATACGCCGGTTTTTTTCGATGAAATCACACATCTGGACGAGATTAAGTGCAAGCTTGATGAGGCCATCAAACATGCTAATGATTCCGTCGAACACATCGACGATGAATATATGGATACCAAGCGGTACATGGTCCAGCATCGCGGTGAAATCGACCCGCATGAAATGTTCCAAAACGAATTGGCATTAAAGCAAATTGACCATCGCGGCGCCTTTGCCGTTGAAATCAGGGATAAGCTCATAAAGCTCAAAGATTCTCCCTATTTCGCAAGGATTGACTTCAGAGAAGCCGCTGAAGAAACGCCTTGCTCCATATACATCGGACGATTTGCTTTTCACCATGACAATGAGCTGCTGGTGTCTGACTGGCGGTCTCCTGTTGCAAGCATGTTTTATGACTGCGAGGTCGGGCCTGCCGGATATGACGCGCCTGTCGGACAAATCAACGGAGAACTGAGCCGAAAGAGACAGTTTAAGATAAAAAACGGCGAAATGGAATACGCGCTGGAAAGCTCACTGAATGTTCAGGATGATATTTTGCAGCGGGAACTCAGCCATACTTCAGACGAGAAGATGAAGTCCATTATCGCAACCATTCAGACGGAGCAAAACCGGATTATCCGTGATGAAAAGTCAGGAACCCTTCTAATCCAAGGTGTCGCAGGTTCCGGCAAGACCTCCATTGCGCTGCATCGGATAGCTTATCTGCTCTACCGCTTTAAAGACAGGCTCACAGCAAAAAATGTTGCCATTTTGTCTCCCAACAAAGTATTTGGAGATTACATTTCAAACGTCCTGCCTGAACTCGGCGAGGAATCGATCGGCGGGATAAGCTTTGCGGATATTGCGGAAATACAGCTTGAGAGCGTCATCCGTTTCGAACGGGATCGGGACCCGCTTGAAGCTGGAGACCCAGAATGGGCGGAGCGGGTGCGCTTCAAATCAACACTTGAATTCGTTAAACTGATGAATGATTATCTGGCGCTGATGCCGGAAACTGTTTTTGAACCAGGTGATTACACTTTCGGACGGTTTTCGGTTGGGCGCGAGTGGATACAAAGCCGCTTTTCGTCCTTGAATAAGCTGCCGGTCAAACAGCGGCTCCAAACAATAGCGGAAGATATTTACGACCGATTTCAGACAGATAACTTTATGGAGGATACGCTGCCGACAGCCAGGACTATCCAAAAAAGTCTGACCGCGATGCTGAAGTTGAAGAACACTCTTGCGCTCTATAAGGATTTCTACAAGCGGATGAATAGGTCAGAAAGTTTCGTGATGCCCGCGAAGGATACTCTTGGATGGGACGACGTATATCCATTTTTATATTTTCACGCCGCTTTTGTGGGGTTGAAAGAAAGCCGGGTTATACGGCATCTGGTGATCGATGAAATGCAGGATTACACACCGACTCAATTCGCAGTCATGAACCTCCTGTTCAAGTGCCAGAAAACGATCCTGGGCGATTTCGGGCAGTGTATCAATCCGAACCATAAGCATACACTCAGCGACTTGCTTGAGCTTTATGATGCTTCTAAACTGATTGAACTGAATAAGAGCTACCGTTCAACCTACGAAATCATCACATTCGCCAAACGTATTCAAAGTATCGCTCTGCTTGAGGCGGTGGAACGCCACGGGGATGCTCCTGAACTGATATACTGCCGCGACAAACAGGAAGAGCTTGAACAGATAATGAAAAAAATCGACGCTTTTGCCGACAGTGAAAATGTGACGCTTGGAATTATCCTGAAAACGAACAGCGCCGCGAAAGCATTTTATGATGTTTTACCCCAGAGCCTTGATGTACATCTGATTTCGCCGGAAAGCACCGCTTTTGTGAACGGCGTATCGATTACCTCGATTCAAATGTCAAAGGGGCTGGAGTTTGACGAGGTTATTATCCCCTCGTCAAACAATGAGACCTATTTCGGTGAATATGACCGCAGCTTGCTTTACATTGCCTGCACCCGGGCTATGCACCGCCTATCTTTGATCTATACAGGGGAGCTAAGCCGGCTTATTGGTGGAATATAA
- a CDS encoding hypothetical protein (Evidence 5 : No homology to any previously reported sequences) has translation MNFISYYNQIAFWSRIKRKNLLNYHNIAYLLAVYHVIFVFGSCFLMATAYCSHFSDALEFVAAYLARFISLTR, from the coding sequence ATGAACTTTATTTCATATTACAACCAGATTGCTTTTTGGTCAAGGATAAAAAGAAAAAATTTATTGAACTATCATAACATTGCTTATCTATTGGCGGTCTATCACGTTATTTTTGTGTTCGGTAGTTGCTTCCTTATGGCCACTGCCTATTGCTCTCATTTTTCTGATGCTTTGGAATTTGTCGCGGCTTATCTCGCACGCTTTATATCGCTCACGCGATAA
- a CDS encoding hypothetical protein (Evidence 5 : No homology to any previously reported sequences): MFTKCHFFTVSRAENKLIKKLYGLR; the protein is encoded by the coding sequence GTGTTTACAAAGTGCCATTTTTTCACCGTGTCACGCGCCGAGAACAAATTAATTAAAAAGTTATATGGCCTGCGTTAG